In Nyctibius grandis isolate bNycGra1 chromosome 6, bNycGra1.pri, whole genome shotgun sequence, a single genomic region encodes these proteins:
- the UTP3 gene encoding something about silencing protein 10 has translation MRTRRGTVLRPPPGPAEAEDGGEEVPGGPAGPEGLAEEEEDLQEAQFQAVMAALESGEEAGESEEEEEEVLGLQLPEEDSEEDGHGEEEEEEEEVQGLDLFVDHSAEEEGGEGNEDGEGEEEDGEGEEEEEDEVEDEDGDLSMESDLEEHRQDTKLPHELSWGQRKQLYYDTDYGSDAQAKGKRRQQEVDAEEEEEEQEAQVIQRRLVQDLGEDDYGLDVIQGYLAEQQKTHDSKGQKIDKDLQALSKKEQLKLLKQESPELLQLIEDFEVKLMELKDELHPLLQMVKNGTIPQGKGSRYLQTKYHLYLNYCANISFYLVLKSKRVPVHSHPIIERLVAYRNTINDLAVIDQRLSSQVRMLLKNYYDKKEDKLRKEKKFAVFLPLDVKKNKPKRAPALANGQATADEPSDESDLDEEAALKYYKMMEEKLKLKRKRTEDQDMSAEEAVLEGEYPNKKRGVTYQMIKNKGLTPRRKKIDRNPRVKHREKFRRAKIRRKGQVREVRRELHRYSGEQSGIRAGVKKSRKLQ, from the coding sequence ATGAGGACCCGGCGCGGCACCGTCCTgcggccgccgcccggccccgccgaggCGGAGGATGGCGGGGAGGAGGTGCCCGGTGGCCCGGCGGGCCCCGAGGGCctggcggaggaggaggaggacttgcAGGAGGCGCAGTTCCAGGCGGTGATGGCGGCCCTGGAGAGCGGGGAGGAGGCCGGGgagagcgaggaggaggaggaggaagtgctggggctgcagctgcccgAGGAGGACAGTGAGGAGGATGGACAcggtgaggaagaagaggaggaggaggaggtacAGGGGCTGGATCTTTTCGTGGACCACAGtgcagaagaggagggaggtgaggggaatgaggatggagaaggtgaggaggaggatggagaaggtgaggaggaggaagaagatgagGTTGAAGATGAAGATGGGGACCTGTCCATGGAAAGCGACTTGGAGGAGCACCGTCAGGACACCAAGCTCCCCCACGAGCTCTCTTGGGGCCAGCGCAAGCAGCTCTACTATGACACGGACTATGGGAGCGATGCCCAGGCCAAGGGCAAGCGCAGGCAGCAAGAAGTCgatgctgaggaggaggaagaggagcaggaggctCAAGTCATCCAGAGGAGGTTGGTGCAGGACTTGGGGGAAGATGATTATGGGCTGGATGTGATCCAGGGCTATCtggctgagcagcagaaaaCCCATGATAGCAAGGGGCAGAAGATTGACAAGGATTTGCAGGCTCTTTCCaagaaggagcagctgaagcTACTGAAGCAGGAGTCCCCTGAGCTCCTGCAGCTGATTGAGGACTTTGAAGTCAAGCTAATGGAGCTCAAGGACGAACTGCACCCGCTGCTGCAAATGGTGAAAAACGGCACTATCCCGCAAGGGAAAGGCAGTCGCTATTTGCAGACCAAGTATCATCTCTACTTGAATTACTGTGCCAATATCAGTTTCTATTTGGTTTTGAAGTCCAAGAGGGTGCCGGTTCATAGTCACCCCATCATTGAACGGCTGGTTGCTTACAGAAATACCATCAATGACCTAGCTGTTATAGATCAAAGGTTATCCTCGCAAGTTCgtatgcttttgaaaaactaCTATGATAAGAAGGAAGATAAATTACggaaggagaagaaatttgCTGTGTTTCTCCCACTGGatgttaagaaaaacaaaccaaaacgTGCTCCTGCACTTGCCAATGGCCAGGCTACTGCTGACGAACCGTCAGACGAGTCAGACCTGGACGAAGAGGCTGCCCTAAAATACTATAAGATGATGGAGGAGAAGTTGAAACTCAAGAGGAAGAGAACTGAAGACCAAGACATGTCTGCAGAAGAAGCGGTGTTGGAAGGAGAGTATCCAAACAAGAAGAGAGGTGTGACCTATCAGATGATCAAGAACAAAGGCCTCACGCCTAGAAGGAAGAAGATCGACCGCAACCCCAGGGTCAAGCATCGGGAGAAGTTCCGACGAGCCAAGATCCGCCGCAAGGGCCAGGTCCGCGAGGTCCGGAGGGAGTTGCACAGATACTCCGGGGAGCAGTCTGGCATTCGCGCCGGAGTTAAGAAAAGCAGGAAGCTTCAATGA